The genomic region TTTATCCTTAGATGCAAAGGTTAAAATCAACCTTACAGGATCATTAAACTCACTATTGAATTTAACTGGATATTTCAAATTTATAAGGCTCATTGATGTTTTATCAATTTCATCTACCATATCAATATGAGATAAGCATATTCCTGGAGCTATAACCATATATGGTCCAAGTTCTTCTAATTTTTTAATTATTTCACTCTTATATGCTTCTGTTACATTATTTTTTCTTATTAAAATATCTACCCCTTTAGATATAGCATCTTTCCAATCCTTGCAGTTTACTTTTAATTCAATATTTTCTCTTTTTATAAAATCTCTTAAAAAATACTTTTCTTTAAAATCATTATCTATTTCTTCATCTAGTTCTTCTTGTTTTTTCATTTCATATAGTATTTCATATCTTAATTGTTCTTCATCATTAATCTCACAGTACTTTTTAACTTTATCTAAAATTCTATTAAGCAAAGAAATTTCCCCATTATCTTTTTTAGGCTTTGCAATGGGTATAATATATTTCTCAAGTTTCTTTAAATCTTCATTTGTAATTAATGGAGAAACCTTTATATATTCATCTTTATTTAAACTAGGAATATCTAAAGTACTTATAATAAAATCGCAATTATTCTTCATTTCACTTGTAACACTTCTACTGCCATAAGTACCTAATATTTCTACATTAAATTTTTCTATAATCTTAGATGCAATTAATTTAGATGAACCTACTCCCGACCCACAAACAACTATTAATCTTGCTCTTCTATTATTTTTCTGCTTATATCTAGCAATTGCAGCTGCATAATGAAGTGCTATATATGATATTTCATGTTCTCCCAATTGATTATCTATATACTCCTCAAGATATTTGCAGGCTAAAGTTACTACTTTAAATAATTGAGATTGCTCAGATTTTATTCTTTCAATAAGTGGATTTACAATTTTAGAACCATATTTTATCCTATATAAACTTGGTCTCAAATGTAATAATAAGCCCTGGTATAAAGATTCCCTTTCTTCATCTAGATTAATTTTGTAATAAGACTCTACATATTTAGTCATAAAATCTATAATATGCAAAAGTTTATTATCTTCCTTACTGTCAACTTGATAACTATTATTAACAACTTTAGCTCCTAAAAGATGAATTACTATATAAGAAATCTCATCCTTTGGAACCTCTATTTTATATTTATCTTCTATTTTCTTAATAATTTCTAATGCTACTTCATATTCCAAGGTATTTTCTACAAAGTCATTATTAAATTCAAGTTTACTTATAACCTTATCTATTTGAACTCTTTTTATCATAATTGCTAAATGGGTCATTAACCCTCCATAAGCCTCATCACTAAACTCTCTTTTTAATTTTTGTTCAGCTTCTTTTATTAAACTATCGATAAAATCTATATCTATATCAGTAAATAAAGTATCAAATTGAAGTTTATTAATTTTAGATTCACTTGATTTTTTAGAAACATATTTCACAAAATCCTCAGCTGAAACACTTTGAGATATAATATCCAATATTGCCTTTCTTTTATAATTTTCATTACCTTCAATATAAAGTCCTACTTTAGATTTTCTTATTAATTTAAGATTATATCTGCTTAAAAATTCTTCTACATCATCTATTTCTTTTAAAAGAGTATTCTTGGAAATACAAAGCTTTTCTTCAAAATATTTAAGTTTCATATTATCATTTGCCTGAAGAAGTTTTAAAGTTATAAACAGCTCTCTTTCTTCTTTTGAATATGCATATTTATATGGAGTGTCTTCTGATACAAATTTATCTATATAAGCTTTAAGTTCTTTACTATTAGTTACCTTAATACCTTTACCATACTTTTTATCAAAATATCCAAATCCATTTTTAATTAAAAATTTTTCTATTTTATCTATTTTGTATCTTATAGCTCTATCTGTAAGATTATATTTTTTCGCTAATTCTTCAACTTTTATATAATTATTATTTTTAATCATATATTGAAGTATCTCCATGCAATCCTTATTAAGCTCCATACTTATCACTCCTTCTTATAATTTAATTATATATATTTATATTTTTTTCTTTAACCGTTTACTATAATCTTTCTTTTCTGTTTAAATGTGAAAATATGAACTTATTTTATTATTAATTAAATCATTTTAATAAAGCTGTAACACATATTATATTAAAGGCATAATATGATTATAGATAAAACAATAATCCTTTATTCTAATAATTTAAAGTTCTTTATATATAGATTGAATTTACTAAATGTTTTTATATGTTAAGAATCTATATATAAGAATTCAATATATAGAATAAAGGCCAAACAACAAATGATAATAATTTATTATTGGGAGGAACGATAATATGGATAATATGAGAAGATACAATATGGTCAATTATGAATATTCATGTGGATATGACGATAGAGATTATGACTGGGATTATTATGAAGATGATTATGAAGATAATTATGACAAAGACTATGATTGCGATTATGAAGATGATTATGACTTTGACTACGACTATGAAGATGATTATGATAAAAAAGATGGCAAGAAAGATAACAAAAAAGATAATAGGAAAGATGATAAGAAGGATGACAAAGATAAGGATAAATGTAAATCTTCTACAAAAATCCACTTTAATCCTTGTGAATTATGTAAAGCTGTAGATACAGAACCTGTAGATTTAGGTAATTGTTTAGAAAGAGACTTAAAAGCAAAAATAGTTCTAAAAAATGTTTGCTTTAATAGAAAATTCAAGGTAAAAGTTGCCTTATTAGATAAATCTGGAAAAGTAATTGAAACTAAAGAATTTAAGGCAATATTGCGTAAAAATAAAAAATCACATTCCGATAAGGGCTGTGGCGTATTTAAGAAAGAAGTAAAATTTGATCTTCCAAAGAATAAAGTTTGCCATACACTTGATTTTACAATTAAAGTTTCAGCAGAATACGTTGATAAATGCTAATATTATAAGTGTATTTTAAATATTTATTTTTAATAAATATTTAAAATATAATTTATAAAAAATATAGACCACCGACAATATACGAAATTGACAGGCTATAACTGTTAATTAAAAAGATCGGTGGTCTTTCTTAAATAGGACTAATTTACAAACAGTATACAGCACATTTTAATTTATACTTTTTACAAACGGGCTTTTCAGAAGAACTATTTTTTAGGGTTTTTTAACCAAACAATTAATAAATAAATTTGGATTTAATTTAAAATATGGTTAATTTTAAATTGAAAGAGTTGACAACTCTTAATTATCAGTTGTCAACTCTTTCTCTTCTCCTGCCTTAATTAAAACTTTGCTTCCTCTCATAATAAGACCTTCTATAAATATTAATATACCAGTTACTATAAGCATTTTTTCTATTGCAACATAATCTGCCATTGGTCCAAATACTAACATTCCAAGAGGCATCATAACACTTGTTATCATACTCAAAACACTAAACACTCTTCCTAAGAACTCTTCTTCAACTTTTTCTTGTATTAAAACTGTAGAAGGTGTATTAAACATTGGCATAACCATTCCAAATAATCCAAATAGAGAAATATAAACCCAAAAAGAAGGTACAATTCCTAATGCAATAGTGCATAATGCCATAATAAGGGTTGAAAAAGCCATTGTATAAACTCTATTTTTAAAACCACCCCAAGCAGCCATAATACCACCACCAAGCATCATTCCAACAGAGAATGTTATTTCAATTGCTGTTAAACGCCATACATCATTTCCAAAGTTACGGGTAACTTGTAACGGAGTTAGAAATGAAACAGGTGCAGCTAGAATAAAGAAAAATGCACAGAATACAAAGTATTCCTTAAGAAATTTATGATTTTTTATATATTCTAATCCTTCTTTCATATCGCCAAAATAACTATTTTCCTGTTTTTTTAATGCTTTCTCATGAACTGGAACATGTAAAAAGAAAACTAAAATAGAAACTGCTATTGCAGCTGTAATTACATCTATAAAAAATATAACTTCGATTGTAGTCATTGTTAATAAAGCCCCACTTAACATTGGTGATATAAGCATAACTAAAGATTGAATACTTCCATTGCTTGCATTTACTTTTGTAAGCTTATCCTCTGGAACAATTTGTGGTATAAGTGCATTTATCGCTGGAGTTTGTATCGCTGATCCTAAAGCACGTATCGAAGAAGTTAAATATAAAAGCCAAATAGAATCATATCCTCTTAAAAATAGTATTGCTAATATTAATGTTGATATTGCAATAAAGGAATCCGAAATAGCAATTAGCTTTTTTCTATCATATCTATCTGCCCATACTCCTCCAAAAGGCGAAAGAAAAAGCGTAGGTAAAAATCCACAAATTATAGATATTGTCATAGCAGTTCCTGATTGTGTTTCTAGGGTAATATACCACATAATTGCGTATTGAACTAATGAAGAGCCTAAAAGCGATATTGTCTGGGTAGTCAAAAATAATATAATATTCTTCTTCCAGTTATTATTCATATATTATATCTCCTATTCTTTTGATTTTATAATATTAATTATTGAATAGTTAATATTATAATTTTTTATCTTAAATTTATACTATAAATACATAGCACAATCCACCTCTTTATATAATTTATAAATTAATTATAATAGAAAACAAATTAGACTTATACTACATTATTATATAATTCTATACAACTACTGGCATTAATATTTTGTAAAATTTTGATTATATCAAAAATTTTATATTTGAATATATTAGTAATAGTTTAAATAATAATTAGGAGCATAAAATGATATCTTTTAATGATTTTACAGTTCATTCATTAGAAGTAAATCTATTCTTTTTAAGGTTGATGAAAGAACATTCAATATTTTTAGAAGCAGTATTTTTACCAAAAGATAAAAACTTAATTAATCAAGCAGAAGCCTTTAAAAATGAATTTTCTCATTTATTATCTCATGCAGTAACATTGGCAGATGGGCTTCTTCCTTCATCTGTAATAAATTCAAAAGAGCTTGTAACTAAATATACAATTGACGCCGAAAAAGCAACTCAAATGGCTACTGGAATTTTAATAGACACCTCTATAACTTCTAGAGAACTTTCCTTACTACCTATTAGCAATAAATCTTTAAGAAACTTAACAGATGAAATTTTCATATTAAATAAAAACATTATAAGAACACTTTCGATGCTTATTCAATTTAAAAATAAACTTCTGAAAGCTGTTTTATCATGCAACTTATTTATAAATGCTTATCCTAAATTTTTAGAGCATCTTCTTTATGAAGCTATGGCTTATAAGGAATTATTAACAAGACTACAAAACGGAGTTGAAATAAGTATTAATGTAAACCCAGCCGCTCAAGAAGCTTTTTGGAATAAAATAATGTCTGAACATGCCTTCTTTATCAGAGGTTTATTAGACCCAACAGAAGTAAATTTATTTAATTTAGCTGATAGTTTTGGAAAGAAATTTGAAGACTTAAGAAAAGAAGCAAATAAAATAAAAGATTCTAAAAATCTTCTAAGGGAAGTTACAAATAAATCATTAGATGCTGCAAAAGAAATTAGAGAATTTAAAGAAGAAGGAGTGGAGGGTTTATTAAATTGCGAAATTAAAGCTATTATTTCTCCTCTTTTAGCTGATCACGTACTTAGAGAAGCTAATCATTATATTAGATTACTTAGGAACTTTAATTTATAATAAATGTATATTCCGACATTTCCCGAGAAATATTTCTTATTTCTTATATATCTACAATAATTTCTACATTTAATGATATTAAATTCTGTATAAATTGAAAAACTTTAACTTTTTACAAGTTAAAGTTTTTCTAGTGTTCTTTTTAAAAATTCACGTGTACGTTCCTTAGTTGGATTATTAAATATTTGCTCTGGAGATCCCTCTTCTTCTATAACTCCCTTGTCCATAAATACTACACGATCAGATACTTCGCGTGCAAATTCCATTTCGTGAGTTACAACTAACATTGTAAGACCAGTTCCCGCAAGTTCTTTCATAACTTTAAGAACTTCTCCTACCATTTCTGGATCTAAAGCTGAAGTTGGCTCATCAAAAAGAATAACATCTGGTTCCATTGAAAGTGCTCTTGCAATAGCAACACGTTGTTTTTGCCCTCCTGATAACTGCTTAGGCTTAGCATTAATATACTTTTCCATTCCAACTACTTTTAAATATTTCATTGCTATTTTTTCAGCTTCTTCTTTAGAACGCTTTAAAACCTTCATTTGTCCAACAACACAATTACTTAAGACATTATGATTATTAAATAAATTAAATTGTTGAAAAACCATGCCTAACTTTGTACGATATTTACGAATATCATGTTTGTCATCTAATATATTTTCTCCCTTATAAATTATCTCTCCACCAGTTGGCTTTTCTAGAAGATTAATGCAACGAAGAAGAGTTGACTTACCTGATCCAGAAGAACCTATTATACAAACAACTTCCCCTTTATTTACTGAAAAATCAATATCTTTTAATACTTCATGATCTCCAAAATGTTTACTTAAATGTTTAATTTCTATTATTTTTTCCATCTCTAACTTCCTCCTTTCCTACTTAATTATTTATCTGCTACAATTTCTGGAGTTTTTACCTGCATTTGATTGCCAGGTATAATATAATTTTCCGGTCCATCTAATTTTCTTTCTATTGCTCTTAAAATTCTTGTAATTGTAAATGTTAATACTAAATAAATAATACATGCAACAGAGAAGGATTCAAAATACTTAAAGTTATTACCTGCTATTGACTTAGTTTGGAAGAATAGTTCTGAAACAGAAATTACATTAAGCACTGAAGTATCTTTTATATTAACTACAAATTCATTACCTGTTGCTGGTAAAATATTACGAATCACTTGTGGTAAAATTACATTAAACATTGTTTGAGCATGGCTCATTCCAATTGCCTGAGCAGCTTCAAATTGTCCCTTGTCTATAGAAACAATTCCTCCTCTAACAATCTCTGACATATAAGCTCCTGTATTAATAGAAACTATAAATAAAGCTGCTACTATTCTATTTATATCTATTCCTAAAAACTGAGCTGATCCATAATAAATAACCATGGATTGTACTATCATAGGGGTTCCTCTAAAGAACTCTATATAAACAGAAAGAATAACATTTATAATTTTAAGAAATACCTTTTTTATTCCCCTTTCAGGAACTGGAATAGTTCTTATTACTCCTACTAATAGCCCAATTAAAGTACCAATTAAAGTACCGATTATTGAAATATAAATTGTTACCCATGCTCCACGAAGAAACATTGGCCAATTTTCTTGAACTATTTTTATTATTGATTCAATACTCATTATTAGCCTCCTAAAACCTCTAAATTAATAAAATTGAATGGGCTCTAAAAGATAACCCATTCAAAATAAATTATTGAGCTGCTGGTTGATTTTTAATAGCATTATCCATTATTTCTGTTTGTTCTTCTTCTGAAATAGCTGCTAAAATTTCATTTATCTTTTCAGTTAACTCACTATTTTTTCTTAATCCTACTGCTATTGCAGTATCTTCTGGATTTGTTTCAAAGCCATCTGTAAGTTCTATCATTTTAAAGTTTGAATTAGCTGATTGAGCACTTACTGCTTCTGGTCTTTCTGATACATAAGCATCAATTACTCCTGATTCAAGAGCAACTCTCATTGCTGGGAAGTTATCCATAGCTTCTTGCTTATTTACACCTTCAATTTGATCTATTACTGAATAGTGGAAAGTATTTAACTGTGCAGTAACTTTTGCATCTTTGAAATCTGCTAAAGTTTTAGCATTTGCATAAGGTCCATTATTTTTAACAACTAAAACTAATTGTGAATTATAGTAATTGTCTGAAAAATCTATTGTTTCTTTACGTTCTGCAGTTGGTGACATACCTGCAATTATTGCATCTATTTTACCTGAAGTTAAAGCTGGCACTAATCCATCCCATTCAGTTTTAACAATAACTAGTTCTTTTCCTAAACCTTCCGCAATTCTCTTAGCTATTTCAACATCATATCCACCTGCATATTCTGAACTTCCTTCAATTGCTACAGCTCCATTTGAATCATCGCCTTGTGTCCAGTTAAATGGTGGATATCCAGCTTCCATTCCTACTTTAAACACATTACTATCCTCTGTCTTTTCATTATTTGCTGATGCACATCCTGTTAATGCTAACATAGCTGTTAATGCTAATGATACTAATACTGATAATTTTTTCTTCATGATAATCTCTCCTTTTTTAATTTTTCTTAAAATAAAAAATGACAATCCTCTAAAGTCAGGATTGCGCTATCTAAGAATTCAGGAGATTTAGTTAAATAAAAATGCCTGAGATAGACTCAGGCATATAAATATACTTCACCTTCATCCCCATCTTTTCCCATTTGAGATAGCACAACTCAATAAACCGGGTAGTTTATTGAGACAGTCTTACAGCTATTAACTGTAAGCCCAGCATATAATACCGAGAAATATTATACACTTCGGCAATATTTCCTTCTCTCTAGCTTCAACGTTTTCTCGAACTCCACTAAAGACTGTTAAATATTGCGCCTCTACCTCACCTGTAAAAGTGAGGTCTTATTAAGTTTTAAATTTTATGTCTTTAGTGTACAGGCTTTTATTATGCTTGTCAATACTTTTTTCTAATTTATTTTTTGTAATAAAAGTATTTGTTATTCATGATAATTGCTTGTACACAAATGAATATTTTTTATATTTAATTTTATAATATGTTATTATTAATCTGTTGTTACATAATAATACTAATAATCAAAAATATTTTTATTACTATTATTTTTATAATATATTTATTACATATTAGTATGCAATATATTTAAAACTTTACGCAGCTCCTTTACAGAAATTTGTCCTGGAGCAGATGCCTTTTTAGCTGAACCAAAAGTAATTGCGGATCCAAATAATTCTCCAGATAATCTACTAATTATCCCCTTTCCTGCCATTGACATTGTTATAATTGGACCTTTTATATACTTTTCTTTTGCAATACGCGTTGCATCTAATAATGTAATTACATCTTCAGCTGAATTAGGCATAACTGCAATTTTAGGAATATCTGCACCCAATTCAACCGCCTTACAAAGACGCTTTATTATTTCATCTTTTGCTGGTGTCTTTTCAAAATCATGATTCGAAATAATTACAAGAAGATCATTATTATGAGCTAAATCAATTAATTCTATTATCTTATTATTATCTTTAGATAATTCAATATCTATAATATCAATAAGTTTTGTTTTAGAAACTTTCTTATTTAATTCAAAATAAAAGTCTTCATCAATTTCTCTTTCTCCACCTTCATTGAAACTACGGAAGGTAAATAAAATTGCTTTATCAGGAATAATTTCTCTAATCTTCTCTAAAGCTTCTATAACTTTATTTATATTAGTTACATTTTTAAAGAAATCTGCTCTCCATTCTACTATATCAAAATCTATATATTCTAATTCCTTTGCTTCCTCTATAATTTCAGAAATGCTTTTTCCTACAATAGGTACAACTATTTTGGGTATCCCTTCGCCAATTACTAGATCTTTAACTTTTACTACTTTCTTCATATCTTTTTTCTTCCCTTCCATCAGCATAATGAGCAAATCTTCCTGAAGTACGTTTATTAACTGGATCTTCTCTATCATAAGGCCAGCCGCCAAATTGGGTTTCTTGATAATCTCTAAAAGCTTGATATATTTCTTCCTTTGTATTCATAACAAAAGGTCCATATTGTACTACTGGTTCGTTTATAGGTTCTCCTTCTAAAACTATAAAATAAGCCTCCTTATCTCCATTAATTATTGAAATTTCTTCTTTTCCAGATAACTTTATTCGAG from Clostridium isatidis harbors:
- a CDS encoding amino acid ABC transporter ATP-binding protein, yielding MEKIIEIKHLSKHFGDHEVLKDIDFSVNKGEVVCIIGSSGSGKSTLLRCINLLEKPTGGEIIYKGENILDDKHDIRKYRTKLGMVFQQFNLFNNHNVLSNCVVGQMKVLKRSKEEAEKIAMKYLKVVGMEKYINAKPKQLSGGQKQRVAIARALSMEPDVILFDEPTSALDPEMVGEVLKVMKELAGTGLTMLVVTHEMEFAREVSDRVVFMDKGVIEEEGSPEQIFNNPTKERTREFLKRTLEKL
- a CDS encoding transporter substrate-binding domain-containing protein; amino-acid sequence: MKKKLSVLVSLALTAMLALTGCASANNEKTEDSNVFKVGMEAGYPPFNWTQGDDSNGAVAIEGSSEYAGGYDVEIAKRIAEGLGKELVIVKTEWDGLVPALTSGKIDAIIAGMSPTAERKETIDFSDNYYNSQLVLVVKNNGPYANAKTLADFKDAKVTAQLNTFHYSVIDQIEGVNKQEAMDNFPAMRVALESGVIDAYVSERPEAVSAQSANSNFKMIELTDGFETNPEDTAIAVGLRKNSELTEKINEILAAISEEEQTEIMDNAIKNQPAAQ
- a CDS encoding amino acid ABC transporter permease: MSIESIIKIVQENWPMFLRGAWVTIYISIIGTLIGTLIGLLVGVIRTIPVPERGIKKVFLKIINVILSVYIEFFRGTPMIVQSMVIYYGSAQFLGIDINRIVAALFIVSINTGAYMSEIVRGGIVSIDKGQFEAAQAIGMSHAQTMFNVILPQVIRNILPATGNEFVVNIKDTSVLNVISVSELFFQTKSIAGNNFKYFESFSVACIIYLVLTFTITRILRAIERKLDGPENYIIPGNQMQVKTPEIVADK
- a CDS encoding MFS transporter is translated as MNNNWKKNIILFLTTQTISLLGSSLVQYAIMWYITLETQSGTAMTISIICGFLPTLFLSPFGGVWADRYDRKKLIAISDSFIAISTLILAILFLRGYDSIWLLYLTSSIRALGSAIQTPAINALIPQIVPEDKLTKVNASNGSIQSLVMLISPMLSGALLTMTTIEVIFFIDVITAAIAVSILVFFLHVPVHEKALKKQENSYFGDMKEGLEYIKNHKFLKEYFVFCAFFFILAAPVSFLTPLQVTRNFGNDVWRLTAIEITFSVGMMLGGGIMAAWGGFKNRVYTMAFSTLIMALCTIALGIVPSFWVYISLFGLFGMVMPMFNTPSTVLIQEKVEEEFLGRVFSVLSMITSVMMPLGMLVFGPMADYVAIEKMLIVTGILIFIEGLIMRGSKVLIKAGEEKELTTDN
- the aroD gene encoding type I 3-dehydroquinate dehydratase is translated as MKKVVKVKDLVIGEGIPKIVVPIVGKSISEIIEEAKELEYIDFDIVEWRADFFKNVTNINKVIEALEKIREIIPDKAILFTFRSFNEGGEREIDEDFYFELNKKVSKTKLIDIIDIELSKDNNKIIELIDLAHNNDLLVIISNHDFEKTPAKDEIIKRLCKAVELGADIPKIAVMPNSAEDVITLLDATRIAKEKYIKGPIITMSMAGKGIISRLSGELFGSAITFGSAKKASAPGQISVKELRKVLNILHTNM
- a CDS encoding DUF2935 domain-containing protein; translation: MISFNDFTVHSLEVNLFFLRLMKEHSIFLEAVFLPKDKNLINQAEAFKNEFSHLLSHAVTLADGLLPSSVINSKELVTKYTIDAEKATQMATGILIDTSITSRELSLLPISNKSLRNLTDEIFILNKNIIRTLSMLIQFKNKLLKAVLSCNLFINAYPKFLEHLLYEAMAYKELLTRLQNGVEISINVNPAAQEAFWNKIMSEHAFFIRGLLDPTEVNLFNLADSFGKKFEDLRKEANKIKDSKNLLREVTNKSLDAAKEIREFKEEGVEGLLNCEIKAIISPLLADHVLREANHYIRLLRNFNL
- a CDS encoding BglG family transcription antiterminator produces the protein MELNKDCMEILQYMIKNNNYIKVEELAKKYNLTDRAIRYKIDKIEKFLIKNGFGYFDKKYGKGIKVTNSKELKAYIDKFVSEDTPYKYAYSKEERELFITLKLLQANDNMKLKYFEEKLCISKNTLLKEIDDVEEFLSRYNLKLIRKSKVGLYIEGNENYKRKAILDIISQSVSAEDFVKYVSKKSSESKINKLQFDTLFTDIDIDFIDSLIKEAEQKLKREFSDEAYGGLMTHLAIMIKRVQIDKVISKLEFNNDFVENTLEYEVALEIIKKIEDKYKIEVPKDEISYIVIHLLGAKVVNNSYQVDSKEDNKLLHIIDFMTKYVESYYKINLDEERESLYQGLLLHLRPSLYRIKYGSKIVNPLIERIKSEQSQLFKVVTLACKYLEEYIDNQLGEHEISYIALHYAAAIARYKQKNNRRARLIVVCGSGVGSSKLIASKIIEKFNVEILGTYGSRSVTSEMKNNCDFIISTLDIPSLNKDEYIKVSPLITNEDLKKLEKYIIPIAKPKKDNGEISLLNRILDKVKKYCEINDEEQLRYEILYEMKKQEELDEEIDNDFKEKYFLRDFIKRENIELKVNCKDWKDAISKGVDILIRKNNVTEAYKSEIIKKLEELGPYMVIAPGICLSHIDMVDEIDKTSMSLINLKYPVKFNSEFNDPVRLILTFASKDKESHLNALLGFMNLINNPEDRNKLFFASSKDEVIDVIKKY